CACGCCGGTCCACGACCCGGTGGCGGTGCTGGCCGGGTCCAACGGCAATGCCGAGGTCTTCGTCTCCAACGGGGGCGGCCTGGTCTCCGGCCGCGCACGGGCGTCGGCGCGGCTGGTGTGGGCCGCGCGCGACGGCGCGGTCAGCCCGGTCTCGGATCAGCTGCGCGACTATACGCTCCTCGCGCTGTCGCCCGACGGGCGCCGCATCGCGGCCGAGATCGCGGACGACCACGGTAGCGACGTGTGGATCCAGGACCTCGACTCGCCCGCGGGACGGCGGGTCACGACCCTCGGGACCGTCCGGTGGGTATCCTGGACGCACGACGGGAGCGGCGTGGTATACGTGTCGCTGGACAGCGCGTCGCAGGGCAGCATCGTGTGGCTCCAGAACCTCGCCGACGGCTCGCCGCCGCAAAAGCTCTACGAGGACCCCACCGTGATCGGGGGCACCGTGCTCTCGCCCGACGGCAAGTCGCTGATCGTCAACAGCTATCAGAGTTCGTGGAAGCTGTTCCGGGTGCCGCTCGATTCCGGCTCCGCGCCCGCCGCCCGCGCCTACGTGGCCACCGGCTCCAACGCCAACTACCCCGCCTTCTCGCCGGACGGCCGGTGGGTGGCCTACATGTCCGACGAAACCGGCCAGACGGAGGTGTACGTTCGCTCGTTTCCCGACCCGGCGACGACGGTGCCCGTGTCCACCGGGGGCGGCGTCCTGCCCCAGTGGTCGCCCGACGGAACGCACCTGTACTACGCCGTCCTGGCCACCGGCAAACTCGCCGTCATCTCGGTGCGGGTCGCGCTCTCGCCGACCTTCCGGATCGTGAGCCGCGACACGCTGACCACCCTGAGTGGCGGCGTCAGCAACGCCGGGGTCTTCGTCTCCCCCGACGGCAAGCGGGTGGTGTACGCCTCCCCCGTTTCGAGCGCGTTCCAGATCTTCGTGGCGCCCAATTGGAGCACCGAAATGCGCCGCCGCCTGGCGGGCGCGGGCGGCGACGGCACGCACTGAGCGGGCGCCGCCCGGTGCTGTCTGCGCCGTGCACTCCCTCCTCGCTTGGCGCTGCTGCTGGCGGCCTGCGGCCGCCTGCCGCAACTTATTAGGGAACGCCGCCGCGGATCGCCGCGACGTTGGGCCGACACACTTCCACGGTACAGGTGACCGCCATGCCCGCCCGTAAGACCGACAAGACTTCCAAGCTCGCCGGGCACAAGCCGGCCAAGCGCAGGGCGGCAAAAGGCAAGGCCGCAACGACTCTGCCGGAATCCATGGTGACCGGCAAGGCAAGTCCCGCGAAGGCTGCGGTCGGCGACAAGGCGGCCTTCGCATACATCGCCAGTCTGCCGCAGCCGCAGCGCGGAATCGCGGAACGCGTCGATGCGCTTGCGGCCAGGACGCTTCCCGGCCTGCAGCGCTCCGTGAAATGGGGCATGTCGTACTATGGGGTCGGCGACGGCTGGTGCTTCTGTTGCGGCGGATTCGCCGACCACGTCAAGCTGATGTTCGTGAACGGTGCAGCGCTCATTCCGGTGCCGCCAGTGACGCCGGTGGCGATGGGCAAATCCACTCGGGGCGTGGAGCTTCAGTCAGTGGACGACCTCGACGAACGGCAACTCGCGGCATGGATGATTCAGGTCGCGGCCGTGCCCGGTGTCGGGCGGAAGAAGCGGTAGGCCCGAAGATGGATGTCGATGGCGTTGGTGTTGGGCAGCGGCCTGACAACAGCATGCAACGGACGGCGCTTCGCGCGCCGCTGATGCTGAGCGTTGGATAGCCGCGCGGCACTCATCGAGGAGCAAGTATGGAGTCTGTCCTTCAAGGGGGCGCGTCCGGTGTCTTTGTGTTCCTGTACGCGTACGTTGCGGGAACTCTTCTCTGGCTGATCTTCGTGGCTCCCGGCCTCTACCGACGGCAGCGAGAGTTGATCCGTCGGGTTGAGAGCTTGGAAGCGCGCCTGGAGCAGGCTGGCATCGGTGACCGCGCTACTTGAGATCAGGTTTGAAGTGCAACTATAGGGACTACGGGACATAGCATTCCTCCGGCGTGGGATTCCCCCGATGTATCGTGCCCTCTTGCTCCTATGCCTGGCCGGTTGCGCAAGCGCCCGCAACGCTCCGCGGGCGGACGATACCCTCGCGGCCGAGGACCTCGGCGTCGTACGCTTTGATGCAATGGGCCCGGCCCAACGGCGCCAACTCCTCGACGCTACTACCGCCGCTCACGCGCGCTGGCTGCAGTCGCGTCCGCATTCATATGCGCTGCGAGTGGTCGAGGTCGGGCCGTGCTTTGAAATACACACCATCGAGGCGCAGCCTCCCCGGCGCCCGGTCTACCTGATCGTTGGCGACTCGATCATCGGTCAGCGGCCTGGCGTCATCGCCGACTCGCTCGACCATGCCTGCTGGCATCGCTGGACGGCCGATTCTATCTTCGCGCAGGTGTTCAGGACACTCGAGAACCCGGGCCGCGTGCTGGATAGCGTGGTGTTCGATCCCCGCTACGGGATACCGCGCTCCTACGTTCTCGACCGCGGAGGTCACGGACCATCGCACATTGTTGTTGATCGTTTCACGGTGGTGCCGGACTCGGCGCCACAACCTGACTCGGGCGTGTCGGACCGCCCGGCCGTTCCCCAACCGAGGCATACCCAGTGACCCGAGTCCGCGTCAACAGCTTTTCCATTTCGCTCGACGGCTACGGCGCCGGGCCGAACCAGGACCTCGACAACCCACTCGGCGTGGGCGGCACCGACCTCCACCAATGGGTATTCCCGACGCGCACGTTCCAGCGCACCCTGTTCGGCGCCGACGGCGGCACCACGGGCATCGACGACGACTTCGCCGCGCGGGGCTTCGCGAACGTCGGCGCCTGGATTCTCGGACGCAACATGTTCGGACCGGTTCGCGGACCTTGGCCCGACATGGACTGGAAGGGCTGGTGGGGAGACAACCCGCCCTATCACGTGCCGGTGTTCGTCCTCACGCACCACGCCCGGCCGCCCATCGAGATGGAAGGCAACACGACGTTCCACTTCGTCACGGGCGGCATCCACGACGCGCTCGACCGGGCGCGCCAGGCCGCCAACGGAAAGGACGTGCGCATTGGCGGCGGACCCAGCACCATCCAGCAGTATCTCCGCGCCGGGCTCATCGACGAGATGCACGTCGCCATCGCACCGGTGGTGCTCGGCACGGGAGAGCGGCTGTTCGACGGCGTGGACACGCGAACGTCAGGCTACGAATGCATCCAGTTCGTGGCGTCGGACAAGGCCGCGCATATCGTGCTCCGCCGCTCTCAACCCTGAACCCGACTCCGCCCATGCTCGCCCTTTCGCCCGTCGCCCTGGAAGGCCACGGGGTGCGCCTGGAACCCCTGGTGCCCGCGCACGAGTCCGCACTCGCCGCGGCCGTGACCGACGGCCGGCTGTGGGAACTCTGGTACACCTCGGTGCCCGAGCCCGCCCAGGTGGCGGCCTACATTGCCGACGCGCTGGCCGGGCAGGCCGCCGGCCACATGCTGCCGTGGGCGGTGCGCGAGCTGACGTCGGGCGAGGTGATCGGCAGCACGCGGTATCACGACATCGTGGCGCCGATTGACCGGGTGCAGATCGGCTACACGTGGTACGCCCAGCGCTGGCAGCGCAGCCACGTGAACACGGCGTGCAAGCTG
Above is a window of Gemmatimonadaceae bacterium DNA encoding:
- a CDS encoding DUF1801 domain-containing protein; protein product: MPARKTDKTSKLAGHKPAKRRAAKGKAATTLPESMVTGKASPAKAAVGDKAAFAYIASLPQPQRGIAERVDALAARTLPGLQRSVKWGMSYYGVGDGWCFCCGGFADHVKLMFVNGAALIPVPPVTPVAMGKSTRGVELQSVDDLDERQLAAWMIQVAAVPGVGRKKR
- a CDS encoding GNAT family N-acetyltransferase, with amino-acid sequence MLALSPVALEGHGVRLEPLVPAHESALAAAVTDGRLWELWYTSVPEPAQVAAYIADALAGQAAGHMLPWAVRELTSGEVIGSTRYHDIVAPIDRVQIGYTWYAQRWQRSHVNTACKL
- a CDS encoding dihydrofolate reductase family protein; the encoded protein is MTRVRVNSFSISLDGYGAGPNQDLDNPLGVGGTDLHQWVFPTRTFQRTLFGADGGTTGIDDDFAARGFANVGAWILGRNMFGPVRGPWPDMDWKGWWGDNPPYHVPVFVLTHHARPPIEMEGNTTFHFVTGGIHDALDRARQAANGKDVRIGGGPSTIQQYLRAGLIDEMHVAIAPVVLGTGERLFDGVDTRTSGYECIQFVASDKAAHIVLRRSQP